Below is a window of Candidatus Aminicenantes bacterium DNA.
GCTGTCGCGCGGGACGGCCGCCGCATCCACCGTCGACGCACCCCCCGCCGCCAAGCCCGCCGTCTGGCTGATCGTCGGCGTCAACGGCGGCGGCAAGACGACCACTATCGCCAAGCTGGCCCGCCGCTTTCGCGACGAAGGCCGGTCCGTCGGATTGGCCGCCGCGGACACCTTCCGGGCCGCCGCCCAGGAGCAGCTCGCCGTCTGGGGCGAGCGTCTCGGGCTGGACGTCATCAAAGGCCGCTACGGCGGCGACCCGGCCTCGGTCGCCTTCGACGCCGTCCAGCACGCCCTCCGCAAGGGCTTGGACCTCGTCCTGGTCGACACCGCGGGCCGCGTCCACACCAACGCCAACCTGATGCTGGAATTGGAGAAGATCACGCGCATTCTAGGCCGCGAGCTCCCCGGGGCGCCGCACGAGATTCTGCTCATTCTCGACGCCACGATCGGCCAGAACGCGCTGGTCCAGGCCCGGGAGTTCCTCA
It encodes the following:
- the ftsY gene encoding signal recognition particle-docking protein FtsY, producing MLGNLREKLSKTRSAFKQRLDALVKSGKPREEILDDLAEALILADVGVATTEKIIDSLRVRTRKTDGFPEIREALKADLVERLSRGTAAASTVDAPPAAKPAVWLIVGVNGGGKTTTIAKLARRFRDEGRSVGLAAADTFRAAAQEQLAVWGERLGLDVIKGRYGGDPASVAFDAVQHALRKGLDLVLVDTAGRVHTNANLMLELEKITRILGRELPGAPHEILLILDATIGQNALVQAREFLKVSGITGLVLTKLDGTAKGGIVVAIADELGLPIKFIGTGEGAEDLIDFSPAAFVDALFE